One window from the genome of Kaistella carnis encodes:
- the hsdR gene encoding EcoAI/FtnUII family type I restriction enzme subunit R has protein sequence MSKKLFSERDICTKFITPALESAGWDKIKQFREEVSFTDGRIIVRGKLSTRGKKKRADYILYYKPNIPIGIIEVKENNHEVGAGMQQGLEYADVLQLPFVFSTNGDRFLFHDKTNPNTIENEIELDNFPSPEILWEKYLQFKGLANEQSKQIVEQDYFFDGSGRAPRYYQQNAINLTLEAIAKGQNRILLVMATGTGKTYTAFQIVHRLWKSRTKKRILFLADRNSLIDQTKRGDFKHFRDKMTIVQKRQVDKSYEIYLAIYQGLTGNEEEKNIFKQFSPDFFDLIIIDECHRGSAKEDSAWREVLTYFKSATQIGLTATPKETDTVSNSEYFGDPIYTYSLKQGIDDGFLAPYQVIRVSMDLDVEGWRPEKEKKDKDGNLVEDRIYNRKDFDRNLVIDERTQTVARKVTEFLKNTSRFNKTIVFCRDIDHAERMRSALANLNSDLVLQNHKYVMRITGDNDEGKRELDNFIDPEQTYPVIATTSELMTTGVDAQTCKLIVLDTEIGSMTKFKQIIGRGTRVNEEFGKLYFTIIDFRNATDNFADPTFDGDPVRIKVIDEDTPADDHFEEEDSNPEDDKPAVVPSVKEGQKDYTKPSPFDEKKTKPEKIYINGVDVTILNTRELYFDKNGKPITLSLKDYTKDLLSEKYESLDQFLYLWKNSDRKEAIVKELEDQGIMVNELLESVNKECDLFDIICHVAFDQKPLTRKERVNNVKKRNYFAKYGEQARNVLTALVDKYADEGLDTLESMEVLKLNPISDFGSPVEIVKTFGGKKQYLDALKELENEIYSLA, from the coding sequence ATGAGTAAAAAATTATTTTCGGAAAGAGATATTTGTACCAAGTTTATTACACCCGCCTTGGAAAGCGCTGGTTGGGATAAAATCAAACAATTTCGTGAAGAAGTGAGTTTTACTGATGGTAGGATAATTGTTCGTGGCAAGTTATCTACCCGTGGAAAAAAGAAAAGAGCAGATTATATTCTATATTATAAACCCAATATTCCCATTGGAATTATTGAGGTGAAGGAAAACAACCATGAAGTTGGTGCAGGCATGCAACAGGGTTTAGAATATGCAGATGTTTTACAGTTGCCTTTCGTGTTTTCAACCAACGGGGATCGCTTCCTATTTCACGATAAAACAAATCCAAACACTATTGAAAATGAAATAGAATTGGACAACTTTCCTTCTCCTGAAATTTTATGGGAAAAATATTTACAGTTTAAAGGACTTGCAAATGAACAGTCTAAACAGATTGTGGAACAGGATTATTTCTTTGATGGATCCGGAAGAGCACCACGATATTACCAGCAGAATGCTATCAATTTAACTCTTGAAGCAATAGCAAAAGGTCAAAACCGAATTTTGCTGGTCATGGCAACGGGAACTGGAAAAACATATACCGCATTTCAAATTGTACATCGTCTTTGGAAATCAAGAACAAAAAAAAGAATCTTATTTCTCGCAGATCGAAACTCATTAATTGATCAAACGAAGAGAGGTGATTTCAAGCATTTCCGTGATAAAATGACAATTGTTCAGAAAAGACAAGTCGATAAATCTTACGAAATATATTTAGCAATTTATCAAGGTCTTACCGGAAATGAGGAAGAAAAAAATATCTTTAAACAGTTCAGTCCGGATTTTTTTGATCTTATTATTATTGATGAGTGTCATCGTGGAAGCGCCAAAGAAGATTCTGCCTGGCGTGAAGTTCTTACGTATTTTAAGTCTGCCACTCAGATTGGTTTAACCGCTACTCCCAAAGAGACAGATACTGTCAGCAATTCAGAATATTTTGGTGATCCTATTTATACCTATAGTTTAAAACAGGGAATCGATGATGGTTTTTTGGCGCCGTATCAGGTGATTCGTGTAAGCATGGATCTAGATGTGGAAGGATGGCGACCGGAAAAGGAGAAAAAAGATAAAGATGGAAACCTTGTTGAAGACCGAATTTATAACCGTAAAGATTTTGACAGAAATCTGGTAATCGATGAAAGAACACAAACTGTTGCCAGAAAAGTAACTGAGTTCTTAAAGAATACCAGTCGCTTCAATAAAACAATAGTTTTCTGCAGAGACATTGATCATGCCGAAAGAATGAGGTCGGCTTTAGCGAATTTGAATTCAGATTTGGTGTTGCAGAATCACAAATATGTTATGCGAATTACTGGAGATAACGATGAAGGAAAAAGGGAACTCGATAATTTTATTGATCCCGAACAAACCTATCCAGTAATTGCTACAACTTCTGAATTAATGACAACCGGCGTTGATGCGCAAACCTGTAAGTTAATTGTTTTGGATACCGAGATTGGTTCAATGACAAAATTCAAACAAATTATTGGACGCGGAACGCGGGTAAATGAAGAATTCGGCAAACTTTATTTTACCATCATTGATTTTAGAAATGCGACCGATAATTTTGCCGATCCAACCTTTGATGGTGATCCTGTTAGAATTAAAGTAATTGATGAAGATACACCTGCAGATGATCATTTTGAGGAAGAAGATAGTAATCCTGAGGATGATAAACCTGCGGTTGTACCAAGCGTGAAAGAAGGTCAGAAAGATTACACTAAACCCAGTCCATTTGATGAGAAGAAAACAAAACCAGAAAAAATTTACATTAATGGCGTAGACGTTACGATTTTAAATACAAGAGAATTGTATTTCGATAAAAATGGAAAACCCATTACTTTGAGTTTGAAAGATTACACTAAAGATTTATTGAGCGAAAAATATGAATCATTGGATCAGTTTCTTTACCTCTGGAAAAACTCTGACCGTAAAGAAGCCATTGTAAAAGAATTGGAAGACCAGGGAATTATGGTAAATGAACTCTTGGAATCGGTGAACAAAGAGTGTGATCTATTCGATATTATTTGTCACGTTGCATTTGACCAAAAACCTTTAACAAGAAAGGAAAGAGTGAATAATGTAAAGAAGAGAAATTACTTTGCAAAATATGGCGAACAGGCGAGAAACGTTCTTACCGCTTTGGTTGATAAATATGCCGACGAAGGTTTAGATACATTAGAATCGATGGAAGTTCTCAAACTTAATCCTATTTCTGACTTTGGTTCTCCCGTAGAAATCGTAAAAACTTTTGGCGGAAAAAAACAATATTTAGACGCTCTGAAAGAATTGGAAAACGAAATTTATTCACTTGCCTAA
- a CDS encoding helix-turn-helix domain-containing protein, with protein sequence MKSKLYKQILEETPLETKIFVDKYSDLILRINQILRDKGISQKELAENMDKKPSEISRWLSGNQNITLRSIAKLEAELGETLIEIPTKMLSSQFKEDWEMTYHTFCVERKVEKKKNIDTAKVKWQQTELAV encoded by the coding sequence ATGAAAAGTAAATTATATAAACAAATATTAGAGGAAACTCCTTTGGAGACCAAAATTTTTGTAGATAAATATTCTGACCTGATTCTAAGAATTAATCAAATTCTTAGAGATAAAGGTATTTCACAGAAAGAGTTGGCTGAAAACATGGATAAAAAACCATCAGAGATTAGCCGATGGTTGAGTGGAAATCAAAATATTACTTTAAGAAGTATCGCAAAACTGGAAGCGGAATTGGGAGAAACTTTAATTGAAATTCCTACTAAAATGTTGTCTTCTCAATTTAAAGAAGACTGGGAAATGACCTATCATACTTTTTGCGTAGAAAGAAAAGTTGAAAAGAAAAAGAATATTGATACAGCGAAAGTAAAATGGCAACAGACGGAACTTGCAGTTTAA
- a CDS encoding BCCT family transporter — protein MFKSTLNKGIFIPSMVFILLVSIVSVLYPDITDKVLNVVKNFIFVNLNWVYVWSVTCFVIFLVYLLFSKYGNIRLGDNESRPEHSFFSWIAMLFSAGMGIGLMYFGVAEPMQHYTSEVFGLEHYVNKAKNAQLYTFFHWGIHAWAIYGLVGLALSYFTYRLKLPLSLRSCFYPLLKDKTNGTWGNVIDVFALCSTFFGITTTLGFGVVQINSGLQFLNIVPDTSFIYQILIVGILVSLAVISALTGVDKGIKILSNINVTLVVCLLLFVLILGPTVLAPYRGFANPYITPVKDTSGQVTDYILKYPKTFSEQMLEYAKEYSFLPDNN, from the coding sequence ATGTTTAAATCTACTTTGAACAAGGGAATATTTATACCAAGTATGGTTTTTATATTACTTGTTTCCATTGTATCTGTACTTTATCCTGACATCACTGATAAAGTACTGAACGTTGTGAAAAACTTCATTTTTGTAAACCTGAACTGGGTCTATGTTTGGTCAGTCACTTGTTTTGTTATTTTCCTGGTGTATTTGCTGTTCAGTAAATATGGGAACATTCGTCTCGGTGATAATGAAAGCAGACCGGAACATTCTTTCTTTTCCTGGATCGCCATGCTCTTTTCAGCGGGAATGGGAATTGGACTCATGTATTTTGGAGTGGCAGAGCCCATGCAGCATTATACTTCTGAAGTCTTTGGACTGGAACATTATGTAAATAAAGCAAAAAATGCTCAACTCTATACTTTTTTTCACTGGGGGATTCATGCATGGGCCATTTATGGATTGGTAGGTTTGGCACTTTCTTATTTTACCTATCGTCTCAAACTACCATTGTCATTAAGAAGTTGCTTCTACCCTCTTTTAAAAGATAAAACCAACGGCACGTGGGGAAATGTGATCGATGTATTTGCGCTTTGCAGTACTTTTTTCGGAATTACGACTACCTTAGGTTTTGGGGTGGTTCAAATCAATTCCGGTCTTCAGTTTTTAAATATCGTTCCAGACACCAGTTTTATTTACCAAATTCTCATTGTTGGAATCCTGGTGTCTTTGGCGGTGATTTCTGCGCTGACCGGAGTAGATAAAGGAATAAAAATATTAAGCAATATTAATGTTACTTTAGTCGTGTGCCTGCTTTTATTTGTCCTGATATTAGGACCGACCGTATTAGCACCTTACCGAGGTTTTGCAAATCCTTACATTACGCCCGTAAAAGATACGAGTGGACAGGTGACTGATTATATTTTAAAATATCCTAAAACCTTTTCGGAACAGATGCTGGAGTACGCCAAAGAGTACAGTTTCTTACCGGATAATAATTAA
- a CDS encoding class I SAM-dependent DNA methyltransferase has product MSISGVIESIRKIMWQDSGLNGDAQRLEQLGWMLFFKVFCDKDQEMELMDEAYESPIPERFRWENWASDDEGMTGDELLNFVDRELFPALRNLDLSTGNQRAVIVHEVFDGNNNYMKSGINIRKVLNKLNEIDFNSTKDRHSFGDVYESLLKDLQSAGKSGEFYTPRAITQFITHILDPKLGEKILDPACGTGGYLTAVIENIKKNVSSVEDLKLLQQNIIGWEYKPLPYLLATTNLILHDIEIPNITFRDSLDKPLSEYREKDRVDVIEANPPFGGIVANNNENNFPQNYRTKESADLFLILMIHLLKIGGRAGIVLPDGSLTGDGVKQRVREKLLKDCRLHTIIRLPNSVFQPYATVATNLLFFDKMHHNNETSDFATQEVWYYEHRLPEGQKSYSKTKTIKEAEFDPIKEWWNNREESEVCWKVDIDTLRQRNFDLDIKNPHKVEEVQEFSSAELIEKLSCSLTKTNKLLSELKEAIG; this is encoded by the coding sequence ATGAGTATATCAGGAGTTATAGAAAGTATTAGAAAAATAATGTGGCAGGATTCCGGACTGAACGGTGATGCACAACGTTTGGAACAATTGGGTTGGATGCTCTTCTTCAAAGTATTCTGCGACAAAGATCAGGAAATGGAATTGATGGACGAAGCTTACGAATCACCAATTCCCGAACGGTTCCGCTGGGAAAACTGGGCTTCAGATGATGAAGGAATGACGGGCGATGAATTGCTCAATTTCGTAGACCGTGAACTTTTTCCTGCGCTCCGTAATTTAGATTTAAGTACCGGAAACCAGCGTGCAGTTATTGTACACGAAGTTTTCGATGGCAATAATAATTACATGAAAAGCGGAATCAACATCCGCAAAGTGTTGAACAAACTGAATGAAATCGATTTTAATTCTACCAAAGACCGACATTCTTTTGGCGATGTGTACGAAAGTTTACTCAAGGATTTACAGTCTGCCGGAAAATCGGGTGAGTTTTATACGCCACGTGCAATTACCCAATTTATCACTCATATTTTAGATCCCAAATTGGGAGAGAAAATTCTGGATCCTGCGTGTGGAACGGGTGGGTATTTAACTGCCGTCATAGAAAATATTAAGAAAAATGTTTCTTCCGTAGAAGATCTTAAACTGTTGCAGCAAAATATTATCGGGTGGGAATACAAACCATTGCCGTATTTGTTGGCGACCACCAATTTAATTTTACACGATATAGAAATCCCAAATATTACCTTTCGGGATTCTTTGGATAAACCGCTTTCGGAATATCGAGAGAAAGATCGTGTAGATGTCATAGAAGCCAATCCGCCGTTTGGTGGAATTGTAGCAAATAACAACGAAAACAATTTCCCCCAAAATTACCGCACCAAAGAATCTGCAGATCTGTTTCTGATTTTAATGATTCACCTTTTAAAAATTGGCGGTAGAGCCGGAATCGTTTTACCCGATGGTTCGCTTACCGGCGATGGTGTAAAACAGCGCGTTCGGGAAAAACTTTTGAAAGATTGCAGATTACACACCATAATCCGTTTACCGAATTCTGTGTTTCAGCCGTATGCAACGGTGGCGACGAATCTTTTGTTTTTTGATAAAATGCATCACAACAACGAAACTTCAGATTTTGCCACCCAAGAAGTTTGGTATTACGAACACCGATTACCCGAAGGACAAAAATCGTACAGCAAAACCAAAACAATTAAAGAAGCCGAGTTTGATCCTATTAAAGAATGGTGGAATAACCGAGAAGAAAGCGAAGTTTGCTGGAAAGTAGATATAGATACTTTAAGACAAAGAAATTTTGATTTGGATATTAAAAATCCTCATAAAGTAGAAGAAGTTCAGGAATTTTCTTCGGCGGAATTGATTGAGAAACTTTCTTGTTCGTTAACTAAAACTAATAAATTGTTGTCTGAATTAAAAGAAGCGATTGGGTAA
- a CDS encoding restriction endonuclease subunit S produces the protein MAKIEYSEYLKKLPVSTLVAESIFSDLSSSCKLYKLSKICKTSSGGTPLRSRIEFYDGDIPWLKSGELNDGLITKCNEFITELGLKNSSAKLQPKGSILLAMYGATAGRVGILDFEASTNQAVCAIFPDEGKLDKDFLYWFLRQHRYKFIEISKGGAQPNISQKVINDTLVPLPHISLQRELALLFFDIEKNDKLDINLIPVQFQDKVNSVFHSKNNVEIISFELKNQLSLISQLRQAFLKEAMQGKLVSNETSDGKTGADLLAEIQTEKEKLIKEKKIKKGKPLPPISEEEIPFDIPENWVWCRLENICIKITDGFHHSVQKVSEGYPYISAMHIRENSIKWDNGIFVPEKDHRELFKKAKPKRDDIIITNRGAGCGTPAIIDVDYEFSFQNAGLIGFVNHLISSKYIYYFIIFQRQSIVEFFVNGGLQPMLSNVMLSKLEIPLPPLEIQNRIVSKLEELMTYCDDLETSVKESQNYNEQLLQQVLREALEVKEVAGEVK, from the coding sequence ATGGCAAAAATTGAATATTCAGAATACTTAAAAAAATTACCAGTCAGCACATTGGTAGCAGAATCAATTTTTTCTGATTTGTCTTCTAGCTGTAAATTATATAAACTTTCAAAAATATGTAAAACATCAAGTGGAGGAACGCCTTTACGGTCTAGGATAGAATTTTATGATGGAGATATTCCGTGGTTAAAGTCTGGTGAATTAAATGACGGATTAATTACAAAATGTAATGAGTTTATAACAGAATTAGGATTAAAAAATTCTTCTGCAAAATTGCAACCAAAAGGCTCAATTTTATTAGCAATGTATGGTGCAACTGCAGGAAGAGTGGGAATTTTAGATTTTGAGGCATCAACTAATCAAGCCGTATGTGCAATATTTCCAGATGAGGGAAAATTAGATAAAGATTTTCTTTATTGGTTTTTAAGACAACACCGTTACAAATTTATAGAAATAAGTAAAGGTGGAGCTCAACCAAACATTAGCCAAAAGGTTATAAATGACACTTTGGTTCCTTTGCCACATATTTCTTTACAGAGAGAACTCGCTTTATTGTTTTTTGATATTGAAAAAAATGATAAACTTGATATCAATTTAATTCCTGTGCAATTTCAAGACAAAGTTAATTCGGTATTTCATAGTAAAAATAATGTAGAAATAATTTCTTTTGAACTCAAAAACCAACTTTCTTTAATTTCTCAATTACGACAAGCATTTTTAAAAGAAGCAATGCAGGGGAAATTAGTCAGCAACGAAACTTCTGATGGTAAAACCGGCGCCGATCTTTTAGCAGAAATACAGACTGAAAAAGAAAAATTAATAAAGGAAAAAAAGATTAAAAAAGGAAAACCGTTACCACCAATTTCTGAAGAAGAAATCCCTTTTGATATTCCTGAAAATTGGGTTTGGTGTAGATTGGAAAATATTTGCATTAAAATTACTGATGGTTTTCATCATTCGGTGCAAAAAGTTTCTGAAGGTTATCCCTACATTTCTGCAATGCATATTAGAGAAAATTCTATAAAATGGGATAATGGAATTTTTGTTCCTGAAAAAGACCATAGAGAACTTTTCAAGAAAGCAAAACCAAAAAGAGATGATATTATTATTACAAATAGAGGAGCTGGATGCGGAACTCCAGCGATAATTGATGTTGATTATGAATTTAGTTTTCAAAATGCTGGATTAATAGGCTTCGTCAATCATTTAATATCTTCAAAATATATTTACTATTTCATAATCTTTCAAAGACAATCCATTGTTGAATTTTTTGTAAACGGTGGATTACAACCAATGTTAAGTAATGTGATGCTTTCTAAATTGGAAATTCCACTTCCACCGCTCGAAATCCAAAACCGCATTGTTTCCAAATTAGAAGAACTCATGACCTATTGTGACGACCTGGAAACTTCGGTAAAAGAAAGCCAAAATTATAATGAACAATTGTTGCAACAGGTTTTAAGAGAAGCATTGGAAGTAAAGGAAGTTGCGGGAGAGGTTAAGTAA
- a CDS encoding IS1182 family transposase, protein MNYMSIKFKDYNQQQNWLFPPSIEELIPENHPVRVVNGIIEQLDLRLLIEEYSKDGKPSFHPKMMLKVMVYAYMDNTYSSRKIEKAMRENINFMWLSAQQVADHNTIARFRSKKLKTIFKDIFKQVVLLLAEEGLVSLKEVFTDGTKIESIAGRYTFVWGNAIKTRKEKMAEQLEQMWNYAQSIAEEEDSDPTPPEFKTIDRDKIEKTAKKIEEIISKNPQASTKAKAKLRYIQKNFSQNLDKYEEQEKLLDGRGSYSKTDPDATFMRMKDDHMQNGQLKPAYNVQVSSQSQFVIHYTLHQTTNDLNTLQPHLNTFEELYQFLPEELTADAGYGSEENYDFLEEKNIETFVKYNTFDKEQGILKSKRKKINEDFHRDKLYYNEEKDQYICPMGQPMNKITNRNRKTKSGYAQTSSLYQAQNCNGCPLRGACHKAQGNRIIERNQNLERHKERVRENLLSEIGEIKRKQRTADVEPVFAHIKSNRNFKRFTHTGIEKVELEFGLHALAHNLRKKSA, encoded by the coding sequence ATCAATTATATGAGTATTAAATTTAAAGATTATAACCAGCAACAAAATTGGTTATTCCCACCATCAATCGAGGAATTGATTCCAGAAAATCATCCCGTTCGGGTCGTTAATGGAATTATTGAACAACTGGATTTACGATTGCTCATTGAAGAGTATAGTAAAGATGGCAAACCGAGCTTTCATCCCAAGATGATGCTTAAGGTGATGGTTTACGCTTATATGGATAATACGTATTCCAGCAGGAAGATTGAAAAAGCGATGCGTGAGAATATTAATTTTATGTGGTTGTCCGCTCAACAGGTCGCAGACCATAACACCATCGCACGTTTTCGGAGCAAGAAACTCAAGACTATTTTCAAAGACATTTTCAAACAGGTCGTCCTGTTATTAGCAGAGGAAGGACTCGTTAGCTTGAAAGAAGTTTTTACCGATGGAACTAAGATAGAGTCTATTGCCGGGAGATATACCTTCGTTTGGGGCAATGCCATTAAAACCAGAAAAGAGAAGATGGCAGAACAACTTGAACAAATGTGGAACTATGCCCAAAGCATTGCTGAGGAAGAAGACAGCGATCCTACACCACCGGAGTTTAAAACCATCGATAGAGATAAAATAGAGAAGACCGCCAAGAAAATAGAAGAGATCATCAGCAAAAACCCGCAGGCATCCACCAAAGCAAAGGCAAAATTAAGATACATTCAAAAGAATTTTTCTCAGAACCTGGATAAGTACGAGGAGCAGGAAAAACTTTTGGACGGACGTGGCAGTTATAGTAAGACCGATCCCGATGCCACATTTATGCGCATGAAAGATGATCATATGCAGAATGGGCAACTTAAACCCGCCTACAACGTGCAGGTAAGTTCGCAGTCCCAGTTTGTTATTCATTATACTTTACACCAAACCACCAATGATTTAAATACGCTTCAACCACACCTCAATACTTTTGAAGAACTTTATCAGTTTTTGCCGGAAGAACTTACTGCTGATGCTGGTTACGGCAGTGAAGAAAATTATGATTTTCTGGAAGAGAAAAATATAGAAACCTTCGTAAAATACAACACCTTCGATAAGGAACAGGGTATTTTAAAATCGAAAAGAAAGAAAATCAACGAAGACTTTCACCGCGATAAACTTTATTATAACGAAGAGAAAGATCAGTATATCTGTCCGATGGGGCAACCGATGAATAAAATCACCAACCGAAATCGAAAAACCAAAAGCGGTTATGCTCAGACAAGTTCACTGTACCAGGCTCAAAACTGCAACGGTTGTCCGCTGCGAGGGGCTTGCCATAAAGCCCAGGGAAACAGAATAATAGAACGCAACCAAAATTTAGAACGGCATAAGGAGAGAGTTCGGGAAAACCTCTTGAGTGAAATCGGTGAAATAAAACGCAAACAACGCACGGCGGATGTAGAACCCGTCTTTGCACATATCAAATCCAATCGGAACTTCAAGCGTTTTACACACACTGGAATAGAAAAAGTGGAATTAGAGTTCGGATTACACGCTTTAGCACACAATCTAAGAAAAAAGAGTGCTTAA